The sequence AAGCGATCGAGCGGGCCGAAACGGCGCCGTTCGACCTCGTGATCACGGACCTGTCGATGCCGAACGTGGACGGACTCGGCCTCGTGCGCCAGATCCGGAAGGTTTCCGAAGTCCCGATTCTGGTGCTCACGGTTCGCGCCGAGGAAAAGGAGAAGGTCGCCCTCCTCGACGCCGGCGCCGACGACTACGTCGTGAAGCCGTTCGGCGTCGCGGAGCTCCTCGCGCGGGTCCGGGCGCTCCTGCGCCGGCTGGCGCCCGCCTCCTCCGGCCCGGCCCGGTTCGGCGACGTGGAGGTCGACCTCGCCGGCAAGCGCGTCGTCCGGGGGGGCCGCGAACTGCATCTGACCCCGACCGAGTTCGCGCTGCTCGAGACGTTCCTCTCGAAGCCGGGCGTCCTCTGGACGCACCGGCAGCTCATCGCCGCGGTCTGGCAGGGGAGCGGCGGCGTCACGAACGACACCGTGCGCGTCCACGTCGGAAGCCTCCGGCGGAAGATCGAGCCCGACCCGAATCGGCCCCGACACATCGTGACGGAGCCCTGGGTCGGCTATCGCTTCAACCCGGGCGAATAGCGCCCGCCGGATCTTTCGAACTTCTTTCTCGATTCTTCCGGACTCTTTCCGGCCCCGCGCGCGATTCTTCGG is a genomic window of Thermoanaerobaculia bacterium containing:
- a CDS encoding response regulator transcription factor — encoded protein: MKRVLVADDDPAIRKVIREALAREGFEVETAADGREAIERAETAPFDLVITDLSMPNVDGLGLVRQIRKVSEVPILVLTVRAEEKEKVALLDAGADDYVVKPFGVAELLARVRALLRRLAPASSGPARFGDVEVDLAGKRVVRGGRELHLTPTEFALLETFLSKPGVLWTHRQLIAAVWQGSGGVTNDTVRVHVGSLRRKIEPDPNRPRHIVTEPWVGYRFNPGE